Proteins encoded together in one Acholeplasma hippikon window:
- a CDS encoding glycosyltransferase family 2 protein, whose product MKKPLLISYIIVNYNTYTYTSECVNSIINNKSNEYNYEIIIVDNGSTDNSYELLRQEFRLNCSVQFIKSNQNIGFGRANNLAVENSNGEILIFTNSDTNLLNTDVRLVVEKFRRIKNVGQLGVKILNTDLSIQTIGFKKPSLINDFKLNFLFWNFNFVKKIRFKSRKNKGLIKVDWVSGAFFIMYKHVFIKIGGFDPNIFMYSEDLDLSTRLIKQGYNNYVFDEVTVVHHHGKSSTFSLKKKIKEKKNYLYVLKKNRISFFPNMIFLMHIIHIYILYIVKKMVNLFRGDK is encoded by the coding sequence ATGAAAAAACCTCTTTTAATTAGTTATATAATTGTAAACTACAACACTTATACATATACTAGTGAATGTGTGAACTCCATCATAAACAATAAATCAAATGAATATAATTACGAAATAATTATTGTAGATAATGGTAGTACAGATAACTCCTACGAACTTTTAAGACAAGAATTCAGATTAAATTGTTCAGTGCAATTTATCAAATCAAATCAAAATATAGGATTTGGAAGAGCAAACAATCTTGCGGTTGAAAATTCAAATGGTGAAATCCTTATATTTACAAATAGTGATACTAATTTGTTAAATACAGATGTTAGACTTGTAGTTGAGAAATTTAGAAGAATCAAAAATGTTGGGCAATTGGGCGTAAAGATATTAAATACTGATCTTTCTATACAAACAATTGGTTTTAAGAAGCCTTCACTAATAAATGATTTCAAATTGAATTTTTTATTTTGGAATTTCAATTTTGTTAAGAAAATACGTTTTAAGAGTAGGAAGAATAAGGGATTGATAAAAGTTGACTGGGTAAGTGGTGCATTCTTTATAATGTATAAGCATGTTTTTATCAAAATAGGCGGATTTGATCCCAATATCTTTATGTATTCAGAAGATTTGGATTTATCTACTAGATTGATAAAACAAGGTTATAATAATTATGTGTTTGATGAAGTGACGGTGGTCCATCATCATGGAAAATCATCAACATTTTCTTTGAAGAAAAAAATAAAAGAGAAAAAAAACTATCTATACGTATTAAAGAAAAATAGAATTTCTTTTTTTCCAAACATGATTTTCTTAATGCACATAATTCATATCTACATACTTTATATTGTAAAGAAAATGGTCAATCTATTTAGAGGAGATAAATAA